The Brassica napus cultivar Da-Ae unplaced genomic scaffold, Da-Ae ScsIHWf_2057;HRSCAF=2708, whole genome shotgun sequence genome window below encodes:
- the LOC125599903 gene encoding glycine-rich protein DOT1-like, protein MANHKNLFFLCFLIGLGLCSARRALLSSYEPEDEVAGYGEKSSLHAGYGIGVDAGVGVGGGGGEGGGAGYGGAEGIGGGGGGGHGGGAGGGGGGGPGGGSGYGGGSGEGGGAGYGGGGAGGHGGGGGSGGGGGGGAGGAHGGGYGGGEGAGAGGGYGGGGAGGHGGGGGGGNGGGGGGGGAHGGGYGGGEGAGAGGGYGGGGAGGHGGGGGGGKGGGGGGGSGAGGAHGGGYGAGGGAGEGYGGGGGEGGHGGGGGGGGGAGGGGGGGGGYAAAGSGHGGGAGRGEGGGGY, encoded by the coding sequence ATGGCTAATCACAAAAATCTTTTCTTCCTATGTTTCTTAATAGGTTTAGGGTTATGTTCTGCAAGACGAGCACTTCTTTCCTCCTATGAACCCGAGGATGAAGTCGCCGGATACGGCGAGAAAAGTAGTTTGCATGCTGGTTATGGTATTGGAGTTGATGCTGGTGTTGGTGTTGGTGGTGGCGGCGGAGAAGGAGGTGGTGCTGGTTACGGTGGAGCTGAAGGCAttggtggaggaggaggcggTGGACATGGTGGTGGTgctggtggaggtggtggtggtggtcctGGAGGAGGATCTGGTTATGGAGGTGGAAGCGGTGAAGGTGGTGGAGCTGGATACGGAGGCGGAGGAGCTGGAGGACATGGTGGAGGTGGAGGAAgcggaggaggtggtggtggaggagctGGCGGTGCGCATGGTGGTGGATACGGTGGTGGAGAAGGTGCTGGTGCTGGAGGAGGATATGGAGGTGGCGGTGCAGGTGGACATGGAGGTGGTGGAGGCGGTGGAAatggaggtggtggaggaggtggAGGTGCACATGGTGGTGGGTACGGTGGTGGAGAAGGCGCTGGTGCTGGAGGAGGATATGGAGGTGGCGGTGCAGGTGGACATGGAGGTGGTGGAGGCGGGGGAAAAGGaggcggtggaggaggaggttCTGGCGCCGGTGGAGCTCACGGTGGTGGTTATGGTGCCGGAGGTGGAGCTGGAGAGGGatacggtggtggtggtggagaaggAGGACACGGTGGTGGaggaggcggtggtggtggagcTGGAGGtggcggaggaggaggtggaggttATGCAGCTGCTGGATCTGGACACGGTGGCGGTGCTGGTAGGGGAGAAGGCGGTGGTGGCTATTAA
- the LOC125599900 gene encoding peptidyl-prolyl cis-trans isomerase CYP18-2 has protein sequence MTARPEGSPPEVTLETSMGPFTVEMYYKHSPRTCRNFVELSRRGYYDNVLFHRIIKDFIVQGGDPTGTGRGGQSIYGSKFEDEIKPELKHTGAGILSMANAGPNTNGSQFFITLAPAPSLDGKHTIFGRVCRGMEVIKRLGSVQTDNTDRPIHEVKILRTKVVD, from the exons ATGACGGCGAGACCTGAAGGAAGCCCCCCGGAGGTTACACTGGAGACCTCCATGGGTCCGTTCACCGTCgag ATGTATTACAAACACTCCCCGAGAACTTGCCGTAACTTCGTGGAGCTATCACGGAGAGGTTACTATGACAACGTTCTCTTTCACAGGATCATCAAG gATTTCATTGTGCAAGGTGGAGATCCTACTGGAACTGGAAGAGGTGGCCAATCCATTTATGG TTCCAAGTTTGAGGACGAGATAAAGCCTGAGTTGAAGCACACAGGAGCTGGGATTTTGTCAATGGCAAACGCTGGTCCCAACACCAACGGGAGTCAGTTCTTCATCACTTTAGCACCAGCACCCTCCTTGGATG GAAAGCACACGATATTTGGCAGAGTCTGTCGTGGTATGGAGGTGATCAAGAGGCTCGGTAGTGTCCAAACCGATAACACCGACAGGCCAATCCATGAAGTGAAGATTCTGAGGACCAAAGTGGTTGATTAG